The Conger conger chromosome 11, fConCon1.1, whole genome shotgun sequence genome includes the window AAAGCATActacctcatctgtgaaacatggtgatgGTAGTggtatggcttgggcatgtacagctgccactggaactggctcacttgtctttattgatgatttgACTGCTGACAGCCACAGGATGAATTTTGAAGTGTATAGAGACATTgcatctgctcagatccaaccaaatgcctcatAACTCATTTGACACTGCTTTACCTTACAGCAGTACAATGACTCTAAACACACTCCAAAAGCAACCAAgtttttcagggccaaaaaGCTGAATGTTCAATAACCTGCCCTGAATGCAGTTGAACGTGTGTTTAATTTGCTGAAGccaagactgaaggcaaaaatccCTCAAAACAAATAGGAATATGCAGAGCTTTGCAGAGCATCAGCAGGGatgatacccagcatctggtgatgaaAATGGATCCCAGAATTAAAACAATTGAATGCAAGGATTTGAAACCAAATAGCCTGATTACCTTATTTAATATTATGTTCATTATATTTTGCTTTGCTCCCTTAAAATGGGGCTCTGTGTATAAAAgcgttgtaattcctacatgggtCACTttatatggatgtaaacaccctcaaatgaaagcagtctgcactttaatctgGGTGTCATATCCTAATTCAAAATTCACTGTGCTGGGTACAAACCAGTTAAACAAATAAGTTAGgaaatttttttgggggaagtGTATAAGATATAGCTTTTTTTATTATGTCCTTTCAGGGCCATATATGTGACTTGTTGGTGTGTTGTAACTTGAGTTGTTATTTCAGCTACAGAGAAGGGAAACAAATTGAGCACTGACGTGCCTTCAAAATGGTTTTGACTCCTCCCTTAGCTTTTGGCCTTTGTGTTGACATGACATGATACAACACATTATTCATTCCTAAGAGGAATTGCAACTAACGTCTACATGTTTGTGATTGTGCATATGATTACACTGAGGTACGCAGTGAGatagggaggagagaggagggacgATTGAACGTTAGCAGCTAGCAAACACGTAAATACGTGAGTAATCATCTCATTGTTAATTGGTCGTGAATGTGTTTCAACAATATTACAGTAATGTTATAATGTTATGCTACTATGCTGGGGAAGCACAATGTTCTACACGTATctttaaagaacacatttctctgcattatattatataagACAAGTTTTCTGCATTATATTGCTTCCAAATATGTTGTGTATATAGCTGAATATCACGGTATGAGCTTATACCTTTTTAtaccattttgaaataaagattGACTAATGTGCCGCCAGCATAAGGAAAGGTTCCTCATATTTGACCACTATCACCAAAGAGCCTCGAATTAATTAGAGTAATAAAGCTCTAATCGACACATTGGCTCAAATGGCGTTATTTTCCTTGTAAACCTTTCGGACTGCGGGGACTTTCCGTGGCAATTGGAGGGTTTTCGCTCGACAACGTCAAACCCTCGTGACTCTCAGCAGCCATATTGGGGCACAATCACAGTCAAAACAGGAGCGGATGCTGCTATCGCCCGTTTTAAGCAGGCATTTGTTTATAATATTTAAACCGATATAGTTCATATCTGTTCCCCGGTTTCTGAGAGAAACTAGCTAGCTCCCTCACCATCTCTCCCTGTCAGATTTACGCAGCGTCCCTGGCGGGCTGTTACACGGAAGTAAAGAGGCGGACGATTCGGTTGTGTGGAGGTAAGTTTGCGCTCAACACACATAGCTAGCCATCTAACAAACTACATTTTTATTCCAGTTTTACACTAACAAAATCCTTATCgataaatgtatttgattaaAGTGTCCCCTCATATCAATTATTGTTTACCTGATTCAAATGTCTATTTTTTCCTTCTATAATAGGTCACAAACTAGAGCTGaggtgttagctagctagctagctagcatcaGCTAGCCAGCTTTCCCTGCTTGTCATTTAACTTATCGTTATGTATTAAGCGTTTGCAGGATGAATACAGTCCTCCTGGCTATCTTTTTGCTTAATTATAGTTAGCTAACGCTAGTAACGTTAGCTGCCGATATATCACCTTTCTGTTTTGAGGAATTTGCTGAATGTAAGCTAAGTTGCGTGTCAAAGTTAACTAACTTGCTACGTTACCTAGCTAGCCAGATATATTCTCACCCGTAATGGGCTACTATTACCTAGCAACTGAAAATCCAGGTTCACAAAGTAATTTGATTGTCTTCCACTTACGTTTCGCCTGGATTTAATAATTGGCACCATTATTCAGCCTGGCGGGGTGGAACTAATTTGTGAATTCAGCTgccttttacttttacttttagcCCCTGGATTTCCACCTCTGCTAACTTAATAACCAAGTTACCAAATGCTTTCGTTTTTCGCCAGTTTTACAAAGAAAGTGTTTCCTTGAAGTTTACTcttatgttaaatgtttttggtaGAGGACATGGTTATcttgcaatgcaatgcaatgtgttGTGTTAAAGTCAGTTGAATATGCAGCTTGATCTCAACGTGAATTAACTTGTCTTCAGCTCCCGCAAGACCAGTATGGCCTCTCGGAAAAAGGTGCTTCTTAAGGTGATAATCCTGGGAGATTCTGGGTGAGTTGCACCTCCGGCAACCTTTCTTTTGAACAGCACTGGTGTTCACTGATTTGACTGATTCACCAATAATTGAATATGAATACTAGTTTTTACCTCTGCATTTCTAGGGTAGGGAAGACCTCGCTTATGAACCAGTATGTCAATAAAAAGTTCAGCAACCAGTATAAGGCCACAATTGGCGCTGACTTCCTGACCAAAGAGGTGATGGTGGATGACAGGATGGTCACCATGCAGGTCTGTATGTTCATTCACAATCATCAGATAAAACCAGTTGGATTCAGGTCCAGCTACGTTTGTCATCTACCATGTTTCATGTGTCCTTGCTGTCCCCTGAATGAAGACATTTTCAATAACAACCTGAAATGCCATGCATGTTTTTCACTGAACGTGCTGACTGGTGATGTGGTGTTTTGACATGTCATGCCTCTCTGAAGTGACTCAAAACCCTGTCATGCCAGATCTGGGACACGGCTGGGCAAGAACGGTTCCAGTCCCTGGGTGTGGCTTTCTACCGTGGGGCAGACTGCTGTGTGCTGGTGTACGACGTGACCGCTCCCAACACCTTTAAGACCCTGGACAGCTGGAGAGATGAGTTTCTAATCCAAGCAAGTCCTCGTGATCCAGAGAATTTTCCCTTTGTGGTACTTGGCAACAAGATTGACTTAGAAAACcgacaggtatgtgtgtgtgtgtgtgtatatgtgtatatgtgtgtgtatatatacatacatatgtgtCTCACTCTTAATTTGGATGATAGTTTCCTTTTTAGGTAGTTGCTATAAGGTGCTTTAAGGTcattacatttcttaaattgGTGTTAGAATTACCATTGTTAACTCAAAACTATAAACTaattaaacataaaattaaagcaaaaaataaaaaggaagttACTTTGATGGTTATCACCATAGATTCTGTATATTGTGCTGCAATATTCAAGACTAGTTTTATAACAAACTGGAAAATCGATAGGGGTAGTGGTGGATACTGGATGGCTGTTGTCATGGTATGTTTGCGGCTCAGGTGACGACAAAGCGAGCCCAAGCATGGTGTCAAAGCAAGAGCAGCATCCCGTACTTTGAGACAAGTGCCAAGGAGGCCATTAATGTGGACCAAGCCTTCCAGACAATCGCCCGTAATGCCCTCAAACAGGTACGCATTACATTTTAAGCCTGACTTGGGAATTccaaacatgcatttcacaagTTGGTGCAACCACTTGAACAAGCTTGTAAAGAGTACCGTTTTAGTACTGACTTTCTACTTGTGACCTGTGGAGACACACACCCTAAGATGGCTACAACATTCTCTAAAACCCATTTGGTTCTTCCTTTTCTCATTTCCAGGAGTCGGAGGTAGAGACGTACGATTTCCCAGATCAGATCAAACTAAGGGACGACAAACCGGCTTCCCCCGGTGGTGGCTGCAGCTGCTGAGCGAGTGAGGAGTAGAGGAGGAtgaagaatgagagagggagagatgttgTAAGGGGAGGGGCAGGTTACAGGTGGACATCCCTGACATTTTCCCCTTTTTGCCATGTGTGAGATTTCCAGGTGAAAAAAACACAGGATGCAATCTATTTTGAACTTAAATGTTTGGCCAAGAATTGAAAGGAGGCAAAAACCGAGAAACTCACTTGTACAGCATTCACCTGCAGAGTATCAGACTTTTGAGATTACTACTTTGTTGATACAATTCCAGCCACATTTGTTTTATCAGTTACAGTTGGTATTTCTTTGTCTGTACTATTGTCAATTGCTTTTTTATCAACTCATTTTGTACTGTACCATTGTTGTTGAGATGGCCATACAAATTATggagtgtctctctcactcGTCAGTGTGCCTTTCATCATTCCAAGTTTTTCTGTTTCAGAGTCATATTGTTGTCTTGGCTGGTAGGACTAGGATTCTCTTTAAAAGCGCTTTGTCACCAATAGGTTCCCAGGTGTATACACTACAGTAGTTCAGTTCCTTTTGATTAATCTGATCAAACTTCTGTAGGACTATCacatactgtaaaaaatgtaatctgtggGGAAAAATATTTGGACAGCACTGATGGTCCTATAAGACATTTGAGCTATTGTCAGAAGTTTAGTGAAGGGGACCATGAAGACGTGTATGTACACTGTTAAAGCAGAGTGCTGGCAGTGTGACAACTTCAATAGAAATCGAAAGTGAAAGGGGGGGTCAAAGAAGGGTGTCCAGTTAGTGCAACTTAACTCACTCAGATAACACTTGGATGACGTACTTAGAAAGTTGCCCCGTAGGCAGACCTGTTCCAATAAAGGCCAAAGTGTTCCTGGCACTTCCAATTGGCTAGCCTAAGCAGCCTCTTTTTACACACCACCTCCTTATCTTTACAGCCAAGTCACATCTATGTGCTTTACCTCAGTCAGGATACATAAAAGAAATGGCATTTTTTCAGGATTGTTCAAGGTTGGACATTTGGTCAGATGCAAGTGTGTTGGTTTGTCCAATATTCCATGCTTTGATTGGGCACCAAGAAGATAAGGTATTACTGTAAGATGCCATTGATTTGACCAGAGCttaggacagaacgagagaaaCTGAAGTGCCCGCTGCTTTTGGAAATGCCACACTAGAGTGGAAGACTGACTGTGCCCTGtagacatgaacacacacagccagtcctcctcctcctctttattttccatttgtacATTTACACTATATTagttattgtaaaaaaaagaatcaaaatCATGATGAATTTTATAAGTCTACAtcaaacaatgaacaaaaaacTTTAACCACATTGTATGCAGTAGTTAGAGACCTTATCTATCGGGCTGAACTGCAATGTTATCATCTTAATATAATTTTTGTCAAAGCAAGTTGAATAAAAGGTGCATTTATGACACTGTAGTGGTGTGTTTTTGGATCTGTTTGTACAGTTACTGCTTTCCCTTATCTCAGATAATCGTCTCAATAGTTTAATCTTTCTCTTCATGCAATTAAGATGGTTGCATAGTCCAGTTTGTGAACCAGCAGCACCAGCACACTGGTAATAATGACCAAGTCACATTTGTTTTCCTCCCCACTTTACTGCTCAGCTAtataaacaatatttacaaaagaTACAGTGACTGTTCCAACAATCAGTACTGACAGACATTTTCTTTATGTGATCAGTCAGTGCAAGACAATTGAAACCGCCAAGCCTTTTTTTGGCTTGGGAGTTAATACTCATTTCTCAAGACATTTCCTATCCAGAGACCTGCAATAGAGCTCATTCACACCCCATATCCGGGATTGCTCAGCTGCAGTAACGCACTTTTCACTGCATCGGGAACGAATGCGATAACAGCTCATTTTTCCACCGTACAAGTTGAGTAACGCAATGGCAGAGGGggatatatatttaaaaggtcCATTCTTACGTCAACCCCCCTCTGCCACGCTCTCTCACGGGACCGCTCGGTCTTTGGGATTCTCAAATGTGTGGCACATCGACACAATCTCAGTCCATATAAGAGGTGTCCATGCCCTCTATGTTAGGGTGCAGGAGTCGGCTGGCAAGACGCTCGATGTCATCCAGACTCAACTGCCTAAGGGACCGTTCATAATCCTAGAATAGGGGAAAAGCACAGCGAGTTAACTCGGTGTAAAACAAGATTACATGGTGTGAATTCTGTCCGTTTAAAACGGTATGATTGGTCAGGTGTACACTGAAATGCTCTTGACAGGGTCAGTACCTTGATGAGCTGTTCCTGCACTTTGGCTGCATCTGTGGGGCTGAAATGTTTGGCTAGGACAGCAGAGAGGGACTGCCACACCCCGTTGGTCGCTGTGCTGACCCCCCCGGCTGCTCCTCCCCGTTCCCCTGCTGGCCGCACCACCAAGTTTAGCTTTGCATCGGGTCCAATGGAGTAATCGCTCAACCTGTGTTCATCTTAGAGGGGGCACAAACTGACGTGAGACTAACCTCCATATAACAGTAACACATATTAGCATTGACAAGGCACTGATCTTCAGTATGCGCATTAGCCATGCAGTGCTATGGTTAATTTGGGTGTCTGAATCTCAGATTCTACATCTGAACTGCATTCAAGAGTAAATCAACATACACTTCAGAAATGTTGTTGGTGCTgaaagtaaaacatttaaaataggaACCTTACATCTGCATACACATAAAGACAAGTCTTGATTAAGctcagtttgaaacattgataaTAAATGCAGATGAAGGTGTATTCAGACACACATTTCAtacaagaaaatacatttcatcaaCCACACCTGCCAGCGCCTTCCCCTTATAAAGCAGCCGCTGTTGATTGGGTGGTATATTCAAACGATCCGAGACCAACTCCTTCACTCTGGACACTTTTTCATCCTCTGTGACCTGCAATTCAAAGCAAAACACCAAAAACACTATTTAATATCAACTACACAGCAATCTTGATAAATGTGAGAATTGCGTTTATTGTACATTGAGCAGCTCTGCATGACAGTTCCTGAGGCTTTGCAAAGACCTGCCAAATCAAAGTTATTCTTATCCACTTATGTAGTGCGCAGACCGTGACTTTGAAAGTGAAGAAGCTTGCTTCGGGAGCTCAAAAACGTCAAATTAAATTCAGTCATAGGTCAACAGGTCTTAGCCATCGAAAAATGTACTCTTATTGCAGTATAATAATCAAGTTTCGTTTTACTTGATTTTTAGATGCTGTAAATACAATTTCACAGACAATACCCCAAAGATTTCCTCCGCTTCCCTAATAGCAGGTCATTCTAATTCAACTGCCTTTAAATTACTAGCCACCTACATCCTACAATGGGGGTATGAGGCATACCTTGATCTGGACACACAATACAATTTGCTGCAGGATTTCTCGCATGACAGAATGCAGACAACCGTAACAAAGCTACGTGACATTCTTATacgaaggaaaaataaaactaaattgcTTCAGATTTACTACAGGCCCTAGAGTTGTTTGTCTCCCCAATTGGCCAGGCCGATGAAAAGTAAAAGACCCAGGGTACCGTTTCCAGATGTCAACGTTAGTTACAATTTAATCTTATTTCTCAATTGTCGAAGTATTGCGAGTCGCAACACCTTGATACAAAACCATATTAAAgtacagtgtttattttttaaaatatagtacatttttcaatatataaaattaaatccTGGGCCGTTGAATGCCTTTAATTCGACAacgtagctaacgttaatgctaGTACATGATCGTTAACGTTAACTAGCTAACGGTAGCTAGCTTTCCAACACTATCTGAGCACTTATTTCACACTTGCACTAGAAAAGCTCTGGTTAGGCAAAAACGCACGATTCGGCTAGCTTTATCCCGAATGTCTGGTATTTTCTCAAGCATCTTGGTCGACAATTAACGTTAGCCAGCCTTGATGCTGATCACAAGGCCTCTTTATCCCCGGTCTTTCCTGAGCCTATATTCCTCAACGTACATTCACTCGCGTGGCCACAGACAGGCCTCGTTAGCCGGCTTTACATTTATTGAAGCATTTAggagacgctcttatgcagaaCAACGTACCTGTAGAGTGCATTCCTTCCCTTGAAGTGGTTTCACTGTgagtatcattttgtcattaAAGCTAGGTTGTGAAATTTAGGTTCACGATTCAATTGGTGATTTTGTAGCTTGCTTAGTACGTTGGGCCTATTTTAGTTCCGGCTGCCGGCGGTTCTGTTGATGACACCGACGAGCGTCATCTGGTCGTTGAGCCTGGTTTTCATCTTAAAgtgacagacacatacacaaatcaCGAAATTAATTTGCCTACGATATCATGTCGTTGAAACCATGGTTGAAACAGCAAGTTTGACCTTATGTTATCCTTAGACACTGGTAGCATACCCATGAACCAGGCAACCAACTAGGGTAGTCAGCCTAGACTCAAGACTATCAAGATgtaccaaccctggtcctggctGGAGGACCACAAAGACTGgtgttaatatatttatttccacCCTATAATCACCTATCAGTTAAGACCCAAGAAAACTAGAGAGGTCAGTTAATTAtgcaactgctttaattgatcaatagCTCAGTAACAGCTAAAACTAGCACAACCTGCAGTCCTCCAGGCCCAGACTAGGGAAGCATAAACCTAAGGATCAAACCCCATTTCTGGAagaccacagtgtctgcaggtttttgtgctttcctttcaatcagtggCCAATTCAGGCCTTGAGAATGaagtgtgtggactctttagccaaaaAGGCTTAAAGGAATACgcgaacattttgggaaatataccttttttcagaCTTAACCAGACTTACACAagatatttgatttgatttttgtgcattcactggctcggtttccatgtcaGCATAAGGTGTTATATTatcataaagacttgaagcctataggagtcagtagcctacctccttcaaagtgaagaaatgcaccttacagcaactccaaagctATCTTATTTACATGAGGTATCAAGTGTATTTGCAATAAACGTGcaggaataaaaaaacaaaacaagagacaTTGTTTTCGGAGAAGTTGGACGGCTGTAATTGTAACCGCTGAACACATATGTATCCTTCCATCTTCTGCTGGTTGAGCACTGTAATCCGCGCACATTCTGAAGGTAGAGCTACTACCTTCTTCACTGATGCTGAAACACATCCCAAACCAGGAGAcactatggccctccaggacacCTGCAAACTAGACCAGTTGTTGAAACCAGGTCCACTggataatataattttaaacaatattgataaaaatgtaaatttgatGGAAATGACTACCAAATTAAATCAGCTGCATGCTGCTCTTGCCCTGTAGTCACAAAAACACAGTCATGGATTCTGTCAATCTTTTATTCCCCAATTCCCCAAACGGAAAAACAAATCTGAACCTATTCTCTGTACAGaacactacaaacacactgcagaaaagaaaaaagaagcagcatgatatgtaaaatattaaaatgcacaAGTACTTCTGCCTTGCGTGAGTCATTCAGTATCAATATAAGACAATAGTGACACCAACTGTTTACTGTGGGAACATTCCTTTTACAGCGTTTGCTTGCTGAACACTGCCACAGCATCAAAGGCTCATTGCATCAGTCTGTGTGAGGGTTGCTATGACTCGAGGGCTCCTCCAGTTCCTGTGCAAGCCTGATGTCCCTGGTGTTAAGCCCTTTactgttctctcctctccttcttaTCTTCTCCTGGTTTGCTTTTGGACTGCTAAGCTGGAATGTTTTCTAATTTACATGATTATACATCCCTCCATCTGCTACTCCTGCCTtctacaaatgtgttttttaacctTGTTTACTTTATTTGATGTGAAAGAGCAGTGACTAAAATCCTCCATATTTTTATAAACGTGTGCCAGGTGAGGACATACTCAAATGACACAGGGAATCCAACTATCATTGGCATTTCACATATTGAGCAAATCACAATAGAggtaaattatatattaatcaACCAAGATTGTTTCACTTTTTAAGATAGATTCTAGAGGCCAGTGGGCAAAATAAAGTATGAATTAATCACAGTgtgattattttccattttctcatcAAGGAAAGTTTAACTAACTGTAACATTTCTACCcaaaccacccccaccctctgAATTGGGTGTCACGGCATTACAAAtattacaaaacaaataattaaatggtGTAGTTCTATTTCAAATATATTGCAGTTGCACAgggcggcatggctcaggcaataagagcagtcgtctggcagttggggggttgccggttcgatcccccgccggggctgtgtcaaagtgtccctgagcaagacacataacccccgaatgctcctgacgagctggttggtgccttgcatggcagccaattgtcgtcggcgtgtgagtgtgtgtatgaatgggtgaatgagacgcatcaattgtacagcactttggataaaggcgctatataaatgccaaccatttaccattttttttaCCACAGAGAAACATTTCCAAACAAAAACGAAAAATTGAACACGTGCATGTATTAACATAAAATAGATTATTTTTGCCAGCTGTATGCCACAAATTGAGTCTGGGTACTTGTAACAATTGATTATAATGAGTGCAATCAGTAGGCTATATGCAGCAACAATTTTGGGCTACTACAACTCATCTGCATCAGCTTTTTATAGTTGAGCATATACTCTAACTAGAATATACGTATTAACAGGAAATGGCGTACTTTATCTGCATTTCAGCTCCCAGAGTGGCACGAAGCTCTGCTGACATTCTGTACCATTGTTCACTGCCACTGTTTACTGCAGTCCCAATGGAAAACCCACATTGATGTATGAGATAATTAGTAGATAATTACCATTCAGGTAACAATCCTTAAAGAAATTGAATActatgtgaaaatatatttgaaataaataccAGTTTA containing:
- the rab7b gene encoding ras-related protein Rab-7b — its product is MASRKKVLLKVIILGDSGVGKTSLMNQYVNKKFSNQYKATIGADFLTKEVMVDDRMVTMQIWDTAGQERFQSLGVAFYRGADCCVLVYDVTAPNTFKTLDSWRDEFLIQASPRDPENFPFVVLGNKIDLENRQVTTKRAQAWCQSKSSIPYFETSAKEAINVDQAFQTIARNALKQESEVETYDFPDQIKLRDDKPASPGGGCSC
- the ubl4a gene encoding ubiquitin-like protein 4A yields the protein MILTVKPLQGKECTLQVTEDEKVSRVKELVSDRLNIPPNQQRLLYKGKALADEHRLSDYSIGPDAKLNLVVRPAGERGGAAGGVSTATNGVWQSLSAVLAKHFSPTDAAKVQEQLIKDYERSLRQLSLDDIERLASRLLHPNIEGMDTSYMD